A stretch of DNA from Catenulispora acidiphila DSM 44928:
TCGCGAGTGCCGAGATCGCCGCGATCATGGCCGACGGACTGGTGCGGCTGCGCACCGTGCACGCCTCTGCCACGGCCTGGCTGCGGCGGCATCCCGACGACGCGGTGCGCGGTCTCGTGCCGGCTGCGGTCGGCAAGCCCGGCAAGGCACGACAGAACGCTGTCACGGCCCTCCGGTGGCTCGACGCCGACGGCATCGACGTCGTGGCGCTCGCGCAGCAGGAGTACGGCGAGGACGTCGCCACCGCCACCAAGGAGGTGCTGGCGGACCGCGGGTTCGAGACCTACCCTCGCACCGTTCCGGAAACGCCGCTGTGGGCCCGCGCGGTGCTGCTGTCCGACATTCGCTTGAAGGACGGCCAAACCGCGCTCCCGCACAGCGCCGTGCAGGCGGTCGTGGAGATGCTGATGTTCTCCAAGCCGGACGCGCCCTATGCGGGCTTGGAGGTAGTCGCAGAGATCTGCGACGCCTCATCGCTCGCGGAGTTCGTCTGGTCCCTGCATGGTTTGTGGGCGCAGTCGGGCAGTCACGAGAGCGAGCGCTGGGTGGTCGGCGCGCTCGGAATCTTCGGCGACCAGACCACGGTCGCGCAGCTGGAACAGCTGATCCGGGACTGGTATCGGGATCCGAAGCTGGACCTCGTGGTCGCCGGCTTCGACGCGCTCGCCGCGATCGGCGGCGACCGGGCGCTCACCGCGCTGAACGGCTTCGCCAGGCGTTCGTGGACCGGCATGCTCAAACGCAAGGCGCAGGCGACGTTCGAGGACGTCGCCGCGTCCATGGACCTGACGCCGGACCGGCTCGCCGACCGCTTGGTCCCGACGTCGGGGCTGACGGCCGAGGCGACGTTCCAGCTGGACTACGGCAGGCGGCGTTTCGACGTGTCCTTCGACGAGCTGCTGCGGCCGGTCGTCCGTGATGAGACCGGTACGGTCCTGCGGACGCTTCCGAAGCCCGGCAAGCGGGACGACGCGGAGCTGGCAGCCGCGTCCTTCAAGCGCTTCGTCACGCTCAACAGGCAGGTCCAGGACGGGACGCAGGAACAGATCGCCCGGATGGAGCGGGCGATGCTCGAGCGGCGCCGCTGGACGCCGGAGGACTTCGCGACGTATCTGGTGCGCCATCTCGTGCTCGGCCGCCTCGTGCGGCGGCTGGTCTGGGGCGTCTATGCCGAAGACCGCCGGCTGCTCGGCTCGTTCCGGGTCGCCGAGGACCTGAGTTTCGCAGACGTTGATGATGCGCGTTACGAGATTCCGGACGGTGCCTCGATCGGCGTCGCGCATCCCGTGGACCTCGGGCTCGCCGTGACGCGGTGGTCGGAAGTGTTCTCCGACTACGAGATCCTGCAGCCTTTCGACCAACTAGGCCGGCCGCCGCTGGCGCTGACCGCGGAGGAGCTGAGCGGCACGTGCCTGGTGCGGCCGTACATCACCCAGAAGGTCCCCGGCGGCGTGCGTACCGCGGGCGAGATCCGGTTCGGCGGCGTGAAGTTCGCCGGGTTGATGTCCCGGGGATGGCAGCCGGGTCCGATCGGCGCCGGGCAGGTCTGGTCGCGGCTGCTGCGGCCGGTCGGCGAGGGCCGGTATATGGTCGTGGACCTCGATCCGGGACTGCCGGCCGGTGCCGTGGTGATGGCGAATCCGCAGGCCGTCGAGGCGGTCTGGTTGAGTGCGACCGGCGACGAGCCCGACTTCGCGCGCCACGCGCTCCCGCTGTCCGACCTCGACGCGGTGACCGCGTCGGTGATCCTGCGCGATCTGGAAGAAGGGACCTGATGACGGCGATGGTTCCCGAGCGGTCGGACCCGTTCGGCACACTCGACCCCGTGACCGCATCCGAGACACGCCGCGATCTGACCGAGGTGACCGCACAGTGACCGCCAAGCACACCGCCGGAACGGCTGCGGCGCAGTACTCCCCGGGCGCAGACCCGGGCGGCAAGCGCGTCCAGCGCCCGGCCGCCGAGGTCCGCTACGCCGCCGAGCTGGCTCAGTTGGCCGCCGACGACCAGGGCGAGCGGCCGCCCGGCTGGGCGCTGAGCCTGCGCGCGGCGCGGCGCTTCATCCTCGGCGACGAGCAGGCCGGCATCAGCCGCAAGTTCGTCGGCGACCCCTCGCTGATCGACCGCGCGCTGGTCTCGCTGGCGACCAGCAGAGGCCTGATGCTCGTCGGCGAGCCCGGCACGGCCAAGTCGCTGCTGTCGGAGCTGCTGGCGGCGGCGGTCAGCGGCGACTCGACACTCACCGTGCAGGGCGGCGCGGCGACCACCGAGGACCAGATCAAGTACTCGTGGAACTACGCGCTGCTGGTCGCCGACGGTCCCTCGACGAAATCGCTGGTACCGGCGCCGCTGTACCGCGGGATGACCGAGGGCCGGGTGGTGCGGTTCGAGGAG
This window harbors:
- a CDS encoding DUF4132 domain-containing protein; this translates as MRAGRALTSTDQDSEDVFELPDSYQSATPWVRERKRPPEALVFDERAALLLERRRRDRADCQEVVDDALRTDAHRIADPVGVMQGVDCTDLGSQTPRQAALVASILNPLHSRELSLIDLWCETHGPAFALAAFVEYCHLTSLRERDLIGRLRWEVLRLLEFVRSVPDEDRDEAVAAAQRLREDEPTAVTRMLTTLLFPERPAWFWADLAAAADGKLDPCALLPSATTVDQASALAEQLLAQPGWSWHDDHAIERTFLAVAGSTALPFLVAWSETGHECPYRDSGNLRQCRIHRTCLDLISRIPTEAAMSVLIRWLGRDGVVSEYLQAAIKRFPRRALRLLAETEATEEITRLLTMVVLADPGFARTEAPRLSPEARDRIEALLGGGTPDAAPVDLPEILAAPPWRDKKRKRGKPVVVDGVEGLTPPAEVTVAWLPGEREAWLAKPGAGWVPEQGWNSILADIAEEEGRESLATYFAAYAPDDLVRAQLAAGWRPPMRQVTDRVRTFVAKHELFVLPMVLSLNRFPAMRAQLLQPFASAEIAAIMADGLVRLRTVHASATAWLRRHPDDAVRGLVPAAVGKPGKARQNAVTALRWLDADGIDVVALAQQEYGEDVATATKEVLADRGFETYPRTVPETPLWARAVLLSDIRLKDGQTALPHSAVQAVVEMLMFSKPDAPYAGLEVVAEICDASSLAEFVWSLHGLWAQSGSHESERWVVGALGIFGDQTTVAQLEQLIRDWYRDPKLDLVVAGFDALAAIGGDRALTALNGFARRSWTGMLKRKAQATFEDVAASMDLTPDRLADRLVPTSGLTAEATFQLDYGRRRFDVSFDELLRPVVRDETGTVLRTLPKPGKRDDAELAAASFKRFVTLNRQVQDGTQEQIARMERAMLERRRWTPEDFATYLVRHLVLGRLVRRLVWGVYAEDRRLLGSFRVAEDLSFADVDDARYEIPDGASIGVAHPVDLGLAVTRWSEVFSDYEILQPFDQLGRPPLALTAEELSGTCLVRPYITQKVPGGVRTAGEIRFGGVKFAGLMSRGWQPGPIGAGQVWSRLLRPVGEGRYMVVDLDPGLPAGAVVMANPQAVEAVWLSATGDEPDFARHALPLSDLDAVTASVILRDLEEGT